Proteins from one Cellulosilyticum lentocellum DSM 5427 genomic window:
- a CDS encoding helix-turn-helix domain-containing protein, translating to MDISKEIRILLAQEDLKVSDLARLMDTSHQNITNILNKNNPTISKVEEMANALGYKMNITFEKVAE from the coding sequence ATGGATATATCTAAAGAAATAAGAATATTACTTGCACAAGAAGACCTGAAGGTTTCTGACTTAGCAAGATTAATGGATACAAGCCATCAAAACATAACTAATATACTAAATAAAAATAACCCAACAATAAGTAAGGTTGAAGAAATGGCTAATGCGTTAGGATATAAAATGAATATTACTTTTGAAAAAGTGGCTGAATAG
- a CDS encoding DUF5067 domain-containing protein encodes MKKYILYIFMACILLVGCSSGSKIITEDKSFDIFEGEYNISVENISVEDDILNVSIKYENNSEENEYFGNVADVKAVQNGNDLLIDAGKSSDEAQISKKIKPGTYTTISYAFKLDNKKNNVTIELYGGQIGGGYIGSMDRIKDGKEVKYVEVKVK; translated from the coding sequence ATGAAAAAATATATACTATACATTTTTATGGCATGTATCCTTTTAGTAGGGTGTAGTTCAGGATCAAAGATAATAACAGAGGATAAAAGCTTTGATATTTTTGAAGGTGAGTATAATATATCTGTAGAAAATATTAGCGTAGAAGATGATATATTAAACGTATCAATAAAATATGAAAATAATAGTGAAGAAAATGAATACTTTGGTAATGTTGCAGATGTGAAAGCTGTTCAAAATGGGAATGATTTATTAATTGATGCTGGCAAAAGTAGTGATGAAGCTCAAATTTCTAAGAAGATAAAGCCTGGTACATACACCACTATCTCATATGCTTTTAAACTTGATAATAAAAAGAATAATGTAACTATAGAATTATATGGTGGACAAATAGGTGGTGGATATATAGGCAGTATGGATAGAATTAAAGATGGCAAAGAAGTAAAGTATGTAGAAGTAAAAGTAAAATAA
- a CDS encoding lactate utilization protein, translating to MTITSLYYERTAETLIKNLQKRHIEGHYVSSKEEAVQKAFSFLKNSELISWGGSMTLAEIDLIPTLEAAGCYTLLDRSKVPSEQVEELYHRALFADTYFMSTNAITLEGELINIDGTGNRVASLIYGPKQVIIIAGMNKVARNQTEALSRIHNVACPQNAIRLNKNTPCALTGVCHDCLSPDCICMQTVITRNSKPTGRIKVILVGENLGY from the coding sequence ATGACCATCACTTCACTTTATTATGAACGTACCGCTGAAACACTTATAAAGAATTTACAAAAGCGCCATATAGAAGGCCATTATGTATCGTCTAAGGAAGAAGCCGTTCAAAAAGCATTTTCTTTTTTAAAAAATAGTGAACTTATTTCTTGGGGTGGCTCTATGACATTGGCTGAAATAGATCTTATTCCTACTCTAGAAGCAGCAGGATGTTATACCCTATTAGACCGTTCCAAGGTGCCTAGTGAGCAAGTAGAAGAACTCTATCATCGTGCACTTTTTGCTGATACCTATTTTATGAGTACAAATGCCATCACTCTTGAGGGGGAACTTATCAATATTGATGGTACTGGTAATCGTGTTGCTTCACTTATTTATGGACCTAAACAAGTCATTATTATTGCTGGCATGAATAAAGTAGCTAGAAATCAAACAGAAGCTCTTTCTCGTATACATAATGTAGCTTGTCCCCAGAACGCTATTCGCCTTAATAAAAACACACCTTGTGCCTTAACTGGTGTTTGTCACGATTGTTTAAGCCCAGACTGTATTTGTATGCAAACAGTTATTACACGTAATAGTAAACCAACTGGTCGTATTAAAGTCATTCTAGTAGGTGAAAATCTAGGTTATTAA